From a region of the Alnus glutinosa chromosome 1, dhAlnGlut1.1, whole genome shotgun sequence genome:
- the LOC133858946 gene encoding sugar transport protein 13-like yields the protein MPAGGFAVAPAAVDTSAEAKITFIVIISCIMAATGGLMFGYDVGISGGVTSMPSFLKQFFPVVYKRTQEPGLDSNYCKYDNQGLQLFTSSLYLAALTATLFASITTRKLGRKLTMLIAGIFFIIGTVLNAAAQSLSMLIAGRLLLGCGVGFANQAVPVFLSEIAPTRIRGALNILFQLNVTIGILFANLINYGTAKIKGGWGWRLSLGLAGIPALFLTFGAIIVSETPNSLIERGRLEEGKAVLKKIRGVENVEPEFLELVEASRVAKEVKHPFRNIMMRKNRPQLIIAVWMQIFQQFTGINAIMFYAPVLFNTLGFGNDASLYSAVITGAVNVLSTLVSVYSVDKIGRRMLLLEAGVQMFLSQTFIAVVLGVKVHDHYDSLTRGYAILVVVLVCMFVSSFAWSWGPLGWLIPSETFPLETRSAGQSVTVFVNMLFTFVIAQSFLSMLCHFKFGIFLFFSSWVLVMSVFVTFLLPETKNVPIEEMTEKVWKQHWFWKRFMYDYHEGNVIKGVSSNLEI from the exons ATGCCAGCCGGAGGCTTTGCGGTGGCGCCGGCCGCCGTTGATACTTCAGCCGAGGCCAAGATTACTTTTATTGTTATCATTTCGTGCATAATGGCCGCCACAGGAGGCCTTATGTTCGGTTATGATGTGGGCAtttcag GGGGAGTTACATCAATGCCATCTTTTCTGAAACAATTCTTCCCTGTGGTGTACAAGAGGACTCAGGAACCAGGACTCGACAGCAACTACTGCAAGTACGATAATCAAGGCCTGCAATTGTTCACGTCGTCTCTGTACCTCGCTGCTTTAACGGCGACTCTGTTTGCGTCCATCACTACCAGAAAGCTAGGCCGGAAACTAACCATGTTGATCGCCGGGATTTTCTTCATAATCGGAACGGTCCTTAATGCAGCAGCCCAAAGCCTCAGCATGCTCATTGCCGGCAGGTTATTACTTGGATGTGGTGTTGGTTTCGCTAATCAG GCTGTGCCAGTCTTCCTTTCGGAGATTGCACCGACGAGAATTCGAGGAGCGCTTAACATATTGTTCCAGCTCAATGTCACCATTGGCATTCTTTTTGCAAACCTCATCAATTATGGCACCGCCAA GATCAAAGGGGGATGGGGTTGGAGACTGTCGTTGGGGTTGGCTGGCATTCCGGCGCTTTTCCTTACCTTTGGGGCCATCATAGTGAGTGAGACTCCTAACAGCTTGATTGAGCGTGGACGCTTGGAAGAAGGAAAAGCTGTGCTTAAGAAGATTCGGGGCGTCGAAAATGTTGAACCAGAGTTTTTGGAGCTTGTTGAAGCTAGTCGTGTGGCCAAAGAAGTGAAGCACCCCTTCAGAAATATCATGATGAGGAAGAATCGCCCTCAACTCATCATCGCAGTTTGGATGCAG ATCTTCCAACAATTCACTGGCATTAATGCAATCATGTTCTACGCTCCGGTTCTGTTCAACACCTTGGGATTTGGGAACGATGCTTCCCTTTACTCAGCTGTTATAACCGGAGCTGTCAATGTCCTCTCCACCCTTGTATCCGTCTACTCAGTCGACAAAATTGGTCGGCGCATGTTGTTGCTAGAAGCCGGTGTCCAGATGTTCCTCTCTCAGACATTCATCGCCGTGGTGCTAGGAGTGAAGGTTCACGATCACTACGACAGCCTTACAAGAGGCTACGCAATCCTCGTGGTGGTTCTTGTTTGCATGTTTGTGTCGTCCTTTGCATGGTCTTGGGGACCTCTCGGGTGGCTGATCCCTAGCGAGACATTCCCGCTGGAGACACGCTCGGCTGGGCAGAGCGTGACTGTCTTTGTCAACATGCTCTTCACTTTTGTCATAGCGCAATCTTTCCTCTCCATGCTCTGCCATTTCAAGTTCGgcatcttccttttcttctcctcttGGGTGCTTGTCATGTCGGTCTTCGTGACGTTTCTGCTTCCGGAGACCAAGAATGTCCCCATTGAAGAGATGACGGAGAAAGTCTGGAAACAACATTGGTTCTGGAAGAGATTCATGTATGACTATCACGAGGGAAATGTTATCAAAGGCGTGTCATCAAACTTGGAAATctga